In Solanum lycopersicum chromosome 5, SLM_r2.1, the following are encoded in one genomic region:
- the LOC101253184 gene encoding protein WVD2-like 7, whose amino-acid sequence MAGDIEEPFSHSFQADSWQSGSISFGRFENESLCWERRSSFTHNRYLEEVEKYSKPGSVTEKKAYFEARLRKKALLRQSSSEWQNGTESQASENDGNENTSYEGDFERVNEIGHSAHFVENHDRSASLLENEKYQASETDVIENEGYAGDFEHVNEVDHSARFDETTDRSIHLLKNGKYQAENTGYDGDFERVNEVGHSTRFEESFDGSHNGDIEVTECDGVDGIILHSGPQTELAATNSSDVLQSVPEHMEAEANFHLNAGNSAFDDDPKTEIEVKGKLEGQESSMEFSSNSVDLSSNAHTTEKDGSVSSEPQRSSSSKVRTASQSRDTKARMLPQVSVASGKGTISKQAYKDMPSKPNRRHSDVSFTRRGEKPRLDAPGALLRSTARMQKPEVRSGSKANVINQQKSTEQQPKARKAAASRASSTEKVSHRVHQSVNRDKQSVNSCKPDMKQNGSGFLFKSEERAKKRKEFLMKLEEKMHAVEAEKHQLQARTQVKKEAELKQLRRNLNFKATPMPAFYHEPGRRSDGNKELASKTKSSKSQSRPSTSGARVTTVTENTVPCSTSEHLIMADSPQVSEVTNHPSAELSDSSVPSSVRTNKTSWQTRSNRTVAPKREQEKKQVLNSPRPRTADTIKGNKGFKAEEKTKVVARRSIGNNAMRKDIRSIDLSRSTRVGRLAVGVAS is encoded by the exons ATGGCTGGTGATATTGAAGAACCATTTAGTCATAGTTttcag GCTGATTCGTGGCAATCGGGATCTATCTCATTCGGTAGATTTGAGAATGAAAGTTTATGTTGGGAGAGGAGGTCTTCTTTTACACATAACAGGTATCTTGAAGAGGTTGAGAAATACTCCAAGCCAGGTTCTGTAACTGAGAAGAAAGCATATTTTGAGGCACGTCTTAGAAAGAAGGCACTTCTACGCCAGAGTTCATCAGAGTGGCAGAATGGGACCGAATCTCAAGCTAGTGAAAACGACGGCAATGAGAATACAAGTTATGAGGGGGACTTTGAGCGTGTTAATGAGATTGGCCATTCGGCACACTTTGTTGAAAATCATGATAGATCAGCCAGTTTACTGGAGAATGAAAAGTATCAAGCTAGTGAAACTGATGTCATTGAAAATGAAGGCTACGCGGGGGACTTTGAGCATGTTAACGAAGTCGACCATTCTGCACGCTTTGATGAAACTACTGATAGATCAATACATTTATTGAAGAATGGAAAGTATCAAGCTGAGAACACAGGTTATGATGGTGACTTTGAGCGAGTGAATGAGGTTGGTCATTCTACACGCTTTGAGGAGAGTTTTGATGGATCTCACAACGGAGACATCGAAGTCACAGAATGTGATGGAGTAGATGGTATAATTCTCCATTCTGGACCCCAGACTGAACTAGCTGCTACCAATAGTTCTGATGTTCTTCAAAGTGTTCCTGAACATATGGAAGCTGAAGCAAATTTTCATCTCAATGCTGGAAATTCAGCTTTTGATGATGATCCTAAAACTGAGATTGAAGTAAAAGGGAAGCTAGAGGGCCAAGAGAGCAGTATGGAGTTTTCATCGAACTCCGTTGATCTATCCTCTAATGCTCACACCACTGAGAAAGATGGTAGTGTTAGTTCAGAACCTCAACGAAGTTCATCTTCAAAG GTGAGGACTGCATCTCAATCTAGAGACACAAAAGCTAGGATGTTGCCCCAAGTTAGTGTTGCTAGTGGCAAGGGGACAATCTCAAAACAAGCATATAAAGACATGCCAAGTAAACCAAATAGAAGGCATAGTGATGTTTCCTTCacaagaagaggagaaaagccCAGATTGGACGCTCCTGGTGCTCTTTTGCGTTCAACAGCAAGAATGCAAAAACCAGAG GTTCGTTCGGGTTCAAAAGCCAATGTAATTAATCAACAGAAAAG CACCGAACAGCAGCCTAAAGCAAGAAAGGCTGCCGCTTCTCGTGCTTCCAGTACAGAAAAAGTTAGCCATAGAGTACATCAAAGTGTAAACAG GGATAAGCAGAGTGTAAATTCATGTAAGCCAGACATGAAACAGAATGGATCTGGTTTCCTTTTCAAAAGTGAAGAGCGCGCCAAGAAAAGGAAAGAG TTCCTTATGAAGTTAGAGGAGAAAATGCATGCAGTAGAGGCAGAAAAACATCAGCTCCAAGCAAGAACTCAG GTAAAGAAAGAAGCAGAGTTAAAACAGCTACGGAGAAATCTCAATTTCAAAGCAACTCCCATGCCTGCCTTCTACCATGAACCTGGTCGTCGGTCAGACGGAAACAAG GAGTTAGCAAGTAAAACTAAATCAAGTAAATCACAAAGCAGACCTTCGACTTCAGGGGCTAGAGTTACTACTGTAACAGAGAACACTGTTCCTTGTTCCACTAGTGAACATCTAATCATGGCTGATTCACCACAGGTTTCAGAAGTAACCAATCATCCTTCAGCAGAGTTATCTGACAGCAGCGTCCCATCTTCAGTTCGAACAAACAAAACGTCCTGGCAGACGCGATCAAATAGAACAGTAGCTCCAAAGAGAGAGCAAGAGAAAAAGCAGGTACTGAATTCTCCGAGACCGAGAACAGCAGATACAATCAAGGGAAACAAGGGCTTCAAAGCTGAAGAGAAAACAAAGGTGGTTGCGCGAAGATCAATAGGAAACAATGCAATGAGAAAAGATATTAGAAGTATCGATTTGAGCCGTAGTACAAGAGTGGGACGTTTAGCTGTTGGTGTTGCTTCCTAG
- the LOC101253482 gene encoding U1 small nuclear ribonucleoprotein C, producing the protein MSRFVIFLLFFVVAIPITNGLNQRKLDEGENKCGGCPCNKPCIPPSPPPPPPSSPPPPPPKKPPSGYDCPPPPYSGGGGGGGGGGSNIPYPPNSQYIYMTGPPGNLYPVDHDFGGAKRSFSSGFSLLIGGFFLGLFYFW; encoded by the coding sequence ATGTCGCGATTTGtgatttttctcttattttttgtgGTGGCTATACCTATAACCAATGGACTAAACCAACGAAAACTCGATGAGGgtgaaaataaatgtggaggtTGTCCTTGTAACAAACCTTGTATTCCACCTtctcctccaccaccaccaccgtCATCACCGCCGCCGCCGCCGCCAAAGAAACCACCAAGTGGCTATGATTGCCCTCCACCTCCTTATTCCGGTGGCGGCGGCGGTGGAGGTGGTGGTGGTTCAAATATTCCCTATCCTCCAAATTCACAATACATATATATGACTGGTCCACCTGGCAATTTGTACCCCGTTGACCATGATTTTGGTGGTGCAAAAAGAAGCTTTTCTAGTGgattttcacttttaattgGTGGATTTTTCTTgggattgttttatttttggtga
- the LOC101254087 gene encoding uncharacterized protein, which produces MKLSIPLFLFSTLFILLIGSDPFAAGRKPHVVNFRSRNLFPESFAWDPKSQHFIVGSTRHQKLIAVSDAGVVESLIIDTSLPENSSFLGLAVDRYNNRLLACIHRPPSPENPTPFNALASYDLQSNRRLFLSSLLDDVAQDDTAVANYVAVDFHGNAYVTNSGGDFIWKITLNGDVSILSKSKAFKSHPLDTTTNYHKSGLNGIVFSPRGYLLVVQSNTGKLFKVNVDDGGARAVILNRDLTGADGITIRQDGVVLVVSQEKLYFVNSNDGWGEGGVYDETTLERERFATAVTVGDERRVYVLYGHVKEGINGNEQRDEFGIAEVESEKESEEEPIWLYILIGIGLFIFFIWRFQMHKLVESLNKKIV; this is translated from the coding sequence ATGAAATTGAGTATTCCTTTATTTCTCTTTTCTACTTTATTCATCTTATTAATAGGTTCAGATCCTTTCGCCGCCGGCAGAAAACCCCACGTCGTCAATTTCCGATCACGTAATCTCTTCCCGGAATCATTCGCTTGGGATCCTAAATCCCAACACTTCATCGTCGGAAGCACTCGTCACCAGAAACTCATCGCCGTTTCCGATGCGGGCGTAGTCGAATCTCTTATCATCGATACTTCACTCCCTGAAAACTCCTCCTTCCTCGGTCTCGCCGTCGACCGCTACAACAACCGTCTCCTCGCCTGTATCCACCGTCCTCCTTCCCCTGAAAACCCCACACCTTTCAATGCCCTAGCTTCTTACGATCTCCAATCTAACCGCCGCCTTTTCCTCTCCTCTCTCCTCGATGACGTCGCTCAGGACGACACCGCCGTCGCTAATTACGTCGCCGTAGATTTCCACGGCAACGCTTACGTCACCAATTCCGGCGGCGATTTCATCTGGAAAATCACTCTAAACGGTGACGTTTCGATCTTATCAAAATCAAAAGCGTTCAAATCTCATCCACTCGATACGACGACGAATTACCACAAATCTGGTTTAAACGGCATCGTTTTCAGTCCGAGAGGATATTTACTCGTGGTCCAATCAAATACCGGGAAATTGTTCAAAGTCAACGTTGACGACGGAGGAGCGAGAGCCGTTATATTAAACAGAGACTTAACGGGAGCTGACGGAATTACCATAAGACAAGACGGCGTCGTCTTGGTGGTGAGTCAAGAGAAGTTATATTTTGTAAATAGCAATGATGGATGGGGAGAAGGAGGAGTATATGACGAAACTACCCTTGAGAGAGAAAGGTTTGCTACAGCAGTGACAGTAGGAGATGAGAGGAGGGTATATGTGTTATATGGACATGTAAAGGAGGGTATAAATGGAAATGAACAAAGAGATGAATTTGGTATAGCTGAAGTGGAATCTGAAAAAGAGAGTGAAGAAGAACCTATTtggttatatatattaattggtATTggattgtttatattttttatttggagaTTTCAAATGCATAAGTTAGTGGAAagtttgaacaaaaaaatagtttga
- the LOC104647274 gene encoding extensin, whose protein sequence is MASKFTLIYLLPLLTLLLNFPARITPQECAYPCYPPPTGNNPPPATTTPPGGYVPNPPSTTYQPPPPGYNNIPYLNSPPDDYANGEAPPPPEPIVPWFPFYYRKPPHSDQSSSSRITSKKMISLLVIGIFFV, encoded by the coding sequence atGGCTTCTAAATTCACACTAATATATCTTCTTCCACTACTAACACTCCTCCTCAACTTTCCAGCAagaatcacaccccaagaatgtGCTTATCCTTGCTATCCTCCTCCCACCGGAAACAACCCTCCTCCGGCCACCACAACCCCACCAGGTGGCTATGTCCCAAATCCACCATCAACCACCTATCAACCACCACCACCTGGTTACAACAACATCCCTTATCTGAATTCTCCACCTGATGATTACGCTAACGGTGAAGCACCACCACCACCAGAACCAATTGTCCCTTGGTTCCCATTTTATTATAGAAAACCTCCTCATTCCGATCAATCTTCATCATCAAGAATCACATCCAAAAAGATGATTAGTTTATTAGTAATAGGAATATTTTTTGTCTAA
- the LOC101253780 gene encoding uncharacterized protein, with protein sequence MEMEFKESLPSYYSVLGVNVGSSDEEIRRAYRKLAMQWHPDKWTRTPSLLGEAKRKFQQIQEAYSVLSDRKKRMMYDAGMYDPDEDEDEGFDDFLQEMVSLMEESRKEEKSYSMDELQTMFWEMAQGFETCNWTSFSQQKQNFESPQWFCGSSMAYDGSRTAQLNANFADIDPFFGSSTMQMQGANRFCR encoded by the exons ATGGAAATGGAGTTTAAAGAAAGTTTGCCTTCATATTATAGTGTCCTTGGTGTAAATGTTGGTTCTTCTGATGAAGAGATTAGACGTGCTTATAGAAAGCTAGCAATG CAATGGCACCCTGATAAATGGACTAGGACACCATCATTGTTAGGTGAAGCTAAAAGGAAGTTTCAACAAATTCAAGAAGCTTATTCAG TGTTATCGGATCGAAAAAAGAGAATGATGTATGATGCTGGCATGTATGATCCTGATGAAGATGAGGATGAG GGGTTTGATGATTTTCTACAAGAAATGGTATCTTTAATGGAAGAGTCAAGGAAAGAG GAGAAAAGTTATAGTATGGATGAGTTACAAACCATGTTTTGGGAGATGGCTCAAGGATTTGAGACTTGTAATTGGACTAGTTTTTCTCAACAGAAACAGAACTTTGAGTCTCCACAATGGTTTTGTGGTAGTTCTATGGCTTATGATGGATCAAGAACAGCTCAATTGAACGCGAATTTCGCAGACATAGATCCCTTCTTCGGTTCCTCAACAATGCAGATGCAAGGGGCTAACCGTTTCTGcagataa